A genomic stretch from Solanum stenotomum isolate F172 chromosome 8, ASM1918654v1, whole genome shotgun sequence includes:
- the LOC125873670 gene encoding DNA-directed RNA polymerase subunit beta''-like: MEVLMAERANLVFHNKAIDGTAMKRLISRLIEHFGMAYTSHILDQVKTLGFQQATATSISLGIDDLLTIPSKGWLVQDAEQQSLILEKHHHYGNVQVVEKLRQSIEIWYATSEYLRQEMNPNFRMTDPFNPVHIMSFSGARGNASQVHQLVGMRGLMSDPQGQMIDLPIQSNLREGLSLTEYIISCYGARKRVVDTAIRTSDAGYLTRRLVEVVQHIVVCRTDCGTARGISVSPRNGIMPERIFSQTLIGRVLADDIYMGSRCIATRNQDIGIGLVNRFITSISIRTPFTCRSTSWICRLCYGRSPTHGDLVELGEAVGIIAGQSIGEPGTQLTLRTFHTGRVFTGGTAEHVLAPSNGKIKFNEDLVHPTRTRHGHPAFLCSIDLYVTIESEDILHNVNIPPKSLLLVQNDQYVESEQVIVEIRAGISTLNFKEKVRKHIYSDSDGEMHWSTDVYHAPEFTYGNVHLLPKTSHLWILLGGPCRSSLVYLSIHKDQDQMNAHSLSGKRRYTSNLSVTNDQARQKLFSSDFYGQKEDRIPDYSDLNRIICTGQYNLVYSPILHGNSDLLSKRRRNKFIIPLHSIQELENELMPCSGISIEIPVNGIFRRNSILAYFDDPRYRRKSSGIIKYGTIETHSVIKKEDLIEYRGVKEFRPKYQMKVDRFFFIPEEVHILPGSSSIMVRNNSIVGVDTQITLNLRSRVGGLVRVERKKKRIELKIFSGDIHFPGETDKISRHTGVLIPPGTGKRNSKEYKKVKNWIYVQRITPSKKRFFVLVRPVVTYEITDGINLGTLFPPDPLQERDKQILFFKYFCAKVFNSLF; the protein is encoded by the coding sequence ATGGAGGTACTTATGGCAGAACGGGCCAATCTGGTCTTTCACAATAAAGCGATAGACGGAACTGCTATGAAACGACTTATTAGTAGATTAATAGAGCACTTCGGAATGGCATATACATCACATATCCTGGATCAAGTAAAAACTCTGGGGTTCCAACAAGCTACTGCTACATCCATTTCATTAGGAATTGATGATCTGTTAACAATACCTTCTAAGGGATGGCTAGTTCAAGATGCTGAACAACAAAGTTTGATTTTGGAAAAACACCATCATTATGGGAATGTACAGGTGGTAGAAAAATTACGTCAATCCATTGAAATATGGTATGCTACAAGTGAATATTTGCGCCAAGAAATGAATCCAAATTTTAGGATGACTGACCCTTTTAATCCAGTTCATATAATGTCTTTCTCGGGAGCTCGAGGAAATGCGTCTCAGGTACATCAATTAGTAGGTATGAGAGGATTAATGTCGGATCCTCAAGGACAAATGATTGATTTACCTATTCAAAGCAATTTACGCGAAGGACTCTCTTTAACAGAATACATCATTTCTTGCTACGGAGCCCGTAAAAGAGTTGTGGATACTGCTATACGAACATCAGACGCTGGATATCTCACTCGCAGACTTGTTGAAGTAGTTCAACACATTGTTGTATGTCGAACGGATTGTGGCACCGCCCGGGGTATTTCTGTGAGTCCTCGGAATGGGATAATGCCGGAAAGGATTTTTAGTCAAACATTAATTGGCCGTGTATTAGCAGATGATATATACATGGGTTCACGATGTATTGCCACTAGAAACCAAGACATTGGCATTGGACTTGTAAATCGATTCATAACCTCAATCTCTATTCGAACTCCCTTTACTTGTAGGAGTACATCTTGGATTTGTCGATTATGTTATGGCCGTAGTCCTACTCATGGCGACCTGGTTGAATTGGGGGAAGCTGTAGGTATTATTGCAGGTCAATCGATTGGAGAACCGGGTACTCAATTAACATTACGAACTTTTCATACCGGAAGAGTATTCACGGGGGGTACTGCAGAACATGTGCTAGCCCCATctaatggaaaaataaaattcaatgagGACTTGGTTCATCCGACACGTACACGTCATGGGCATCCCGCCTTTCTATGTTCTATAGACTTGTATGTAACTATTGAGAGTGAAGATATTCTACATAATGTGAATATTCCACCCAAAAGTTTGCTTTTAGTTCAAAACGATCAATATGTAGAATCAGAACAAGTAATTGTTGAGATTCGCGCAGGAATATCCACTTTGAATTTTAAAGAGAAGGTTCGAAAACATATTTATTCTGATTCAGACGGAGAAATGCACTGGAGTACCGATGTCTATCATGCACCCGAATTTACATATGGTAATGTTCATCTATTACCAAAAACAAGTCATTTATGGATATTATTAGGAGGGCCGTGCAGGTCCAGTCTAGTCTACCTTTCGATCCACAAGGATCAGGATCAAATGAATGCGCATTCTCTTTCTGGCAAGCGAAGATATACTTCTAACCTCTCAGTAACCAATGATCAGGCGAGGCAGAAATTGTTTAGTTCGGATTTTTATGGTCAAAAAGAAGATAGGATTCCTGATTATTCAGACCTTAATCGAATCATATGTACTGGTCAGTATAATCTCGTATATTCGCCTATTCTTCACGGGAATTCTGATTTATTGTCAAAAAGGCGAAGAAATAAATTCATCATTCCACTACACTCGATTCAAGAACTCGAGAATGAACTAATGCCCTGTTCAGGTATCTCGATTGAAATCCCCGTAAATGGTATTTTCCGTCGAAATAGTATTCTTGCTTATTTCGATGATCCTCGATACAGAAGAAAGAGTTCGGGCATTATTAAATATGGGACTATAGAAACGCATTCAGTCATCAAAAAAGAGGATTTGATTGAGTATCGAGGAGTCAAGGAATTTAggccaaaataccaaatgaaagtagatcgattttttttcattcctgAAGAGGTGCATATCTTGCCCGGATCTTCTTCCATAATGGTACGGAACAATAGTATCGTTGGGGTCGATACACAAATCACCTTAAATCTAAGAAGCCGAGTCGGTGGGTTGGTCCGGgtggagagaaaaaaaaaacgaattGAACTGAAAATCTTTTCTGGAGATATCCATTTTCCTGGAGAGACGGATAAGATATCCAGACATACCGGCGTTTTGATACCACCAGGAACAGGAAAAAGAAATTCCAAGGAAtacaaaaaagttaaaaattggaTCTATGTCCAACGAATTACACctagtaagaaaaggttttTTGTTTTAGTTCGACCTGTCGTCACATATGAAATAACGGACGGTATAAATTTAGGAACCCTTTTTCCACCGGATCCATTGCAGGAAAGGGATAAACAAAtcctttttttcaaatatttttgtgcAAAAGTATTTAACAGTTTATTTTGA